Proteins from a genomic interval of Longimicrobium sp.:
- a CDS encoding NAD(P)/FAD-dependent oxidoreductase, translating to MADRITRREFVVRGAAAAAALAGVACGGERARGGNGRPARVVVAGAGLAGLAAAYELVKRGHDVTVLEARDRPGGRVHTLRGEFADGLYAEAGAVYVPDTHFHTVGYARELGVSLVPAARGRGAAGGRYFVRGRSVSVRPGRAARWPVELAPSEARMSPGALLARYAAPALAAIGDPQHPSWPGEAALRLDGVSFAEMLRSRGASPGAVSLIRLGYLDEWGDGVDAVSALSLLRDLALQRGVEGMSLVAGGTDRLPRALADRLGARIRYGAAVTAIEQDEAGVRVEVAERGTRRTVAADRLVCAIPFPTLRTVRVSPAFSPAKRRAVEGLRTTSITRVYLQVRERCWAPDDVAVPTDLPIMHAVDATAGQAGRRAVLEAFVSGPNARHVAAMQPEARVAFAREHAGRVHPGLARRVEHGASVCWDADPWARGDYAWFAPGEMRAFLPHLARAEGRVHFAGDHTSPWPGWMQGALASGIRAADEVRVAAESR from the coding sequence ATGGCAGATCGCATCACCCGGCGCGAGTTCGTGGTGCGCGGCGCGGCGGCGGCCGCGGCGCTGGCGGGCGTCGCGTGCGGCGGCGAGCGGGCGCGGGGCGGGAACGGGCGTCCGGCGCGGGTGGTGGTCGCGGGCGCGGGGCTGGCCGGGCTGGCGGCGGCGTACGAGCTGGTGAAGCGCGGGCACGACGTGACCGTGCTGGAGGCGCGCGACCGCCCCGGCGGCCGGGTGCATACCCTGCGCGGCGAGTTCGCGGACGGGCTGTATGCCGAGGCCGGCGCGGTGTACGTCCCCGACACGCACTTCCACACCGTCGGCTACGCGCGGGAACTTGGCGTCTCGCTCGTTCCCGCGGCGCGCGGGCGGGGGGCGGCGGGGGGACGGTACTTCGTGCGCGGACGCTCCGTCTCCGTGCGGCCGGGGCGCGCGGCGCGGTGGCCAGTGGAGCTGGCGCCATCCGAGGCGCGGATGTCGCCCGGGGCGCTGCTGGCGCGGTATGCGGCCCCCGCGCTGGCCGCGATCGGCGACCCGCAGCATCCGTCGTGGCCGGGCGAGGCGGCGCTGCGGCTGGACGGCGTCAGCTTCGCGGAGATGCTGCGGAGCCGCGGGGCGTCCCCCGGCGCGGTGTCGCTTATCCGCCTGGGCTACCTGGACGAGTGGGGGGACGGGGTCGACGCCGTCTCCGCGCTGTCGCTCCTGCGGGACCTGGCGCTCCAGCGCGGCGTGGAGGGGATGTCGCTCGTCGCGGGCGGCACCGACCGCCTGCCGCGCGCGCTGGCCGACCGGCTCGGCGCACGCATCCGCTACGGCGCGGCGGTGACGGCGATCGAGCAGGACGAGGCCGGCGTGCGCGTGGAGGTCGCGGAGCGGGGGACGCGCCGCACGGTCGCCGCGGACCGGCTGGTGTGCGCGATCCCGTTTCCCACGCTGCGGACCGTCCGTGTGTCGCCCGCCTTCTCCCCCGCGAAGCGGCGCGCGGTGGAGGGGCTGCGGACGACGTCGATCACGCGCGTGTACCTGCAGGTGCGGGAGCGGTGCTGGGCCCCGGACGACGTCGCCGTGCCCACGGACCTGCCCATCATGCACGCGGTGGACGCGACGGCGGGGCAGGCGGGGCGCCGGGCCGTGCTGGAGGCGTTCGTCTCCGGGCCCAACGCCCGCCACGTAGCGGCGATGCAGCCGGAGGCGCGGGTGGCGTTCGCGCGCGAGCACGCCGGGCGCGTGCATCCGGGGCTGGCGCGGCGCGTGGAGCACGGCGCGTCGGTCTGCTGGGACGCGGACCCGTGGGCGCGGGGCGACTACGCCTGGTTCGCGCCGGGGGAGATGCGGGCCTTCCTGCCGCACCTGGCGCGCGCGGAGGGGCGCGTCCACTTCGCCGGCGACCACACCTCGCCGTGGCCCGGGTGGATGCAGGGCGCGCTGGCCTCCGGCATCCGCGCCGCGGACGAGGTGCGCGTGGCGGCGGAGTCCCGGTGA
- a CDS encoding DsbA family protein produces the protein MNRSLLSNLATAAMVACALVVTTLAVRRELFAPAAAGQPDMRPRRVDDWEALLQGGQWMGRRDAPVRIVEFSDFQCPFCAKTHPVLEAVLRRHPDRVAVLYRHFPLDAIHPHARPAAVAAECAGGQGRFEPFATLLFAQQDSLGTKAWSRFAREAGVPDAAAFERCLADARTMASVDRDAKSGADTQVQVTPTLIINGTLHPGALSEEELEKLIANPESR, from the coding sequence ATGAACCGGAGCCTGCTTTCGAACCTTGCCACCGCGGCGATGGTGGCGTGCGCGCTGGTGGTGACCACGCTGGCGGTACGGCGCGAGCTCTTCGCGCCCGCGGCGGCGGGGCAGCCGGACATGCGCCCGCGGCGGGTGGACGACTGGGAGGCGCTGCTGCAGGGCGGCCAGTGGATGGGCCGCCGCGACGCGCCGGTGCGCATCGTGGAGTTCTCCGACTTCCAGTGCCCGTTCTGCGCGAAAACGCATCCCGTGCTGGAAGCCGTCCTCCGGCGCCACCCGGACCGCGTGGCCGTGCTCTACCGCCACTTCCCGCTGGACGCGATCCATCCCCATGCCCGCCCCGCGGCGGTCGCGGCGGAGTGCGCGGGCGGGCAGGGACGCTTCGAGCCGTTCGCCACGCTCCTCTTCGCCCAGCAGGACTCGCTGGGGACGAAGGCGTGGTCGCGGTTCGCGCGCGAGGCGGGCGTGCCCGACGCGGCGGCGTTCGAGCGCTGCCTGGCCGACGCGCGCACGATGGCGAGCGTGGACCGCGACGCGAAGTCCGGCGCGGACACGCAGGTACAGGTGACGCCCACGCTGATCATCAACGGCACCCTGCACCCCGGCGCACTCTCCGAGGAGGAGCTGGAGAAGCTCATCGCCAACCCGGAAAGCCGGTAG